The following coding sequences lie in one Sorghum bicolor cultivar BTx623 chromosome 6, Sorghum_bicolor_NCBIv3, whole genome shotgun sequence genomic window:
- the LOC110436666 gene encoding cryptochrome-1-like isoform X2, which produces MSASSSSLCGGDPAMRSVVWFRRDLRVEDNPALAAAARAGGEVVPAYVWSPEEEGPYYPGRVSRWWISQSLKHLDASLRRLGAGKLVTRRSADAVVALLQLVRDTGATHVYFNHLYDPISLVRDHRLKEMLAAEGIVVQSFNADLLYEPWEVVDDEGQPFTMFTAFWNRCLSMQYDPPAPLLPPKKINSGDLSMCPSEDLIFEDDSERGSNALLARAWTPGWQNADKALTAFLNGPLADYSVNRKKADSASTSLLSPHLHFGELSVRKVFHLVRMKQLVWSNEGNHAAEESCTLFLRSIGLREYSRYLSFNHPSSHERPLLAHLRFFPWVVNESYFKIWRQGRTGYPLVDAGMRELWATGWLHDRIRVVVSSFFVKVLQLPWRWGMKYFWDTLLDADLESDALGWQYITGSLPDSRELDRIDNPQFEGYKFDPHGEYVRRWIPELVRLPTEWIHHPWDAPVSVLQAAGIELGSNYPLPIVELDAAKARLQEALSEMWQLEAASRATMNNGMEEGLGDSSEVPFPEELQMEVDRQRAQATANVVMTVRRREDQMVPTMTSSLNRAETEVSADLGNSEDTRAQVPFHAHFHPRVEREDMIQNTEGPALRINGTHQHNIFQQPQNHRREALAPSVSEASSSWTGREGAVVPVWSPPAASGHSETFAADEADVSSRSYLDRHPQSHRLMNWSQLSQSL; this is translated from the exons ATGTCGGCCTCGTCCTCGTCCCTGTGCGGCGGGGACCCGGCGATGAGGAGCGTGGTGTGGTTCCGGAGGGACCTCAGGGTGGAGGACAACCCGGCgcttgcggcggcggcgcgtgccGGTGGGGAGGTAGTGCCGGCGTACGTCTGGTCGCCAGAGGAAGAGGGCCCTTATTACCCCGGGCGTGTGTCCCGGTGGTGGATCAGCCAGAGTCTGAAGCACCTGGACGCCTCGCTCCGCCGCCTAGGTGCAGGAAAGCTCGTCACGCGGAGGTCGGCCGACGCCGTCGTTGCGCTCCTCCAGCTGGTCCGCGACACCGGCGCCACGCACGTCTACTTCAATCATCTATACG ACCCGATCTCACTAGTCAGGGATCACCGGTTGAAGGAGATGCTGGCGGCTGAGGGCATCGTTGTGCAATCTTTCAATGCGGATCTGCTGTATGAGCCATGGGAAGTTGTCGATGATGAAGGGCAACCATTCACCATGTTCACTGCATTCTGGAACAGGTGCCTCAGCATGCAGTATGATCCCCCTGCACCACTTCTGCCCCCGAAGAAGATCAATTCAG GTGACTTATCGATGTGTCCATCGGAAGATCTGATCTTTGAGGATGATTCAGAGAGGGGAAGCAACGCTCTTCTGGCCCGAGCATGGACACCAGGGTGGCAGAACGCAGACAAGGCACTGACAGCCTTCCTCAATGGTCCATTGGCTGACTACTCAGTGAACCGTAAGAAGGCTGATAGTGCGAGCACATCCCTACTCTCACCTCACCTGCATTTCGGTGAGCTTAGTGTGCGCAAGGTTTTCCACCTAGTTCGTATGAAGCAGCTTGTGTGGAGTAACGAGGGCAACCACGCTGCTGAGGAGAGCTGCACCTTGTTTCTCCGTTCCATTGGCCTGCGGGAGTACTCTCGGTACCTGAGCTTCAATCACCCAAGCAGCCATGAGAGGCCCCTCTTGGCGCATCTCAGGTTTTTCCCCTGGGTGGTCAATGAGAGCTACTTTAAGATTTGGAGGCAGGGAAGGACTGGGTACCCGCTCGTTGATGCTGGCATGAGGGAACTGTGGGCGACAGGATGGTTGCATGACCGGATACGTGTGGTGGTTTCAAGCTTCTTTGTCAAGGTCCTTCAACTTCCATGGCGATGGGGTATGAAGTACTTCTGGGACACATTACTGGATGCTGATCTTGAAAGCGATGCACTGGGCTGGCAGTACATCACTGGCTCTCTTCCTGATAGTCGAGAGCTTGACCGCATCGACAATCCGCAG TTTGAAGGCTACAAGTTCGACCCGCATGGGGAGTATGTCCGACGGTGGATTCCTGAGCTCGTAAGGCTGCCGACAGAATGGATACATCATCCATGGGATGCACCTGTTTCCGTGCTGCAAGCTGCAGGAATTGAGCTGGGATCCAACTATCCCCTCCCCATAGTTGAGCTAGACGCGGCCAAAGCCAGACTGCAAGAAGCCCTATCAGAAATGTGGCAGCTGGAGGCAGCATCAAGGGCCACCATGAACAATGGAATGGAGGAAGGCCTCGGTGATTCCTCAGAGGTTCCATTTCCTGAAGAATTACAGATGGAAGTCGATCGGCAGCGAGCCCAGGCAACAGCCAATGTGGTGATGACTGTTCGGAGGCGTGAGGATCAGATGGTGCCTACCATGACCTCTTCATTGAACAGAGCTGAAACAGAGGTTTCCGCCGATCTAGGGAACAGTGAGGACACTAGGGCACAGGTTCCGTTTCATGCACATTTCCATCCCCGAGTTGAGAGGGAAGACATGATCCAGAATACTGAAGGCCCTGCACTTAGAATCAATGGCACTCACCAACACAACATCTTTCAGCAACCTCAGAATCATAGGCGAGAAGCTCTTGCTCCATCAGTGTCGGAGGCTTCAAGTAGCTGGACCGGCAGAGAGGGCGCTGTGGTCCCAGTTTGGTCACCTCCTGCAGCATCAGGCCATTCAGAAACTTTTGCTGCTGATGAAGCTGACGTTTCTAGTAGGAGTTATTTGGATAGGCATCCACAGTCGCACCGGTTGATGAACTGGAGTCAATTATCACAGTCATTGTGA
- the LOC110436666 gene encoding cryptochrome-1-like isoform X1, whose product MSASSSSLCGGDPAMRSVVWFRRDLRVEDNPALAAAARAGGEVVPAYVWSPEEEGPYYPGRVSRWWISQSLKHLDASLRRLGAGKLVTRRSADAVVALLQLVRDTGATHVYFNHLYDPISLVRDHRLKEMLAAEGIVVQSFNADLLYEPWEVVDDEGQPFTMFTAFWNRCLSMQYDPPAPLLPPKKINSGDLSMCPSEDLIFEDDSERGSNALLARAWTPGWQNADKALTAFLNGPLADYSVNRKKADSASTSLLSPHLHFGELSVRKVFHLVRMKQLVWSNEGNHAAEESCTLFLRSIGLREYSRYLSFNHPSSHERPLLAHLRFFPWVVNESYFKIWRQGRTGYPLVDAGMRELWATGWLHDRIRVVVSSFFVKVLQLPWRWGMKYFWDTLLDADLESDALGWQYITGSLPDSRELDRIDNPQFEGYKFDPHGEYVRRWIPELVRLPTEWIHHPWDAPVSVLQAAGIELGSNYPLPIVELDAAKARLQEALSEMWQLEAASRATMNNGMEEGLGDSSEVPFPEELQMEVDRQRAQATANVVMTVRRREDQMVPTMTSSLNRAETEVSADLGNSEDTRAQVPFHAHFHPRVEREDMIQNTEGPALRINGTHQHNIFQQPQNHRREALAPSVSEASSSWTGREGAVVPVWSPPAASGHSETFAADEADVSSRSYLDRHPQSHRLMNWSQLSQSLTTGWEVENSVQPNLLG is encoded by the exons ATGTCGGCCTCGTCCTCGTCCCTGTGCGGCGGGGACCCGGCGATGAGGAGCGTGGTGTGGTTCCGGAGGGACCTCAGGGTGGAGGACAACCCGGCgcttgcggcggcggcgcgtgccGGTGGGGAGGTAGTGCCGGCGTACGTCTGGTCGCCAGAGGAAGAGGGCCCTTATTACCCCGGGCGTGTGTCCCGGTGGTGGATCAGCCAGAGTCTGAAGCACCTGGACGCCTCGCTCCGCCGCCTAGGTGCAGGAAAGCTCGTCACGCGGAGGTCGGCCGACGCCGTCGTTGCGCTCCTCCAGCTGGTCCGCGACACCGGCGCCACGCACGTCTACTTCAATCATCTATACG ACCCGATCTCACTAGTCAGGGATCACCGGTTGAAGGAGATGCTGGCGGCTGAGGGCATCGTTGTGCAATCTTTCAATGCGGATCTGCTGTATGAGCCATGGGAAGTTGTCGATGATGAAGGGCAACCATTCACCATGTTCACTGCATTCTGGAACAGGTGCCTCAGCATGCAGTATGATCCCCCTGCACCACTTCTGCCCCCGAAGAAGATCAATTCAG GTGACTTATCGATGTGTCCATCGGAAGATCTGATCTTTGAGGATGATTCAGAGAGGGGAAGCAACGCTCTTCTGGCCCGAGCATGGACACCAGGGTGGCAGAACGCAGACAAGGCACTGACAGCCTTCCTCAATGGTCCATTGGCTGACTACTCAGTGAACCGTAAGAAGGCTGATAGTGCGAGCACATCCCTACTCTCACCTCACCTGCATTTCGGTGAGCTTAGTGTGCGCAAGGTTTTCCACCTAGTTCGTATGAAGCAGCTTGTGTGGAGTAACGAGGGCAACCACGCTGCTGAGGAGAGCTGCACCTTGTTTCTCCGTTCCATTGGCCTGCGGGAGTACTCTCGGTACCTGAGCTTCAATCACCCAAGCAGCCATGAGAGGCCCCTCTTGGCGCATCTCAGGTTTTTCCCCTGGGTGGTCAATGAGAGCTACTTTAAGATTTGGAGGCAGGGAAGGACTGGGTACCCGCTCGTTGATGCTGGCATGAGGGAACTGTGGGCGACAGGATGGTTGCATGACCGGATACGTGTGGTGGTTTCAAGCTTCTTTGTCAAGGTCCTTCAACTTCCATGGCGATGGGGTATGAAGTACTTCTGGGACACATTACTGGATGCTGATCTTGAAAGCGATGCACTGGGCTGGCAGTACATCACTGGCTCTCTTCCTGATAGTCGAGAGCTTGACCGCATCGACAATCCGCAG TTTGAAGGCTACAAGTTCGACCCGCATGGGGAGTATGTCCGACGGTGGATTCCTGAGCTCGTAAGGCTGCCGACAGAATGGATACATCATCCATGGGATGCACCTGTTTCCGTGCTGCAAGCTGCAGGAATTGAGCTGGGATCCAACTATCCCCTCCCCATAGTTGAGCTAGACGCGGCCAAAGCCAGACTGCAAGAAGCCCTATCAGAAATGTGGCAGCTGGAGGCAGCATCAAGGGCCACCATGAACAATGGAATGGAGGAAGGCCTCGGTGATTCCTCAGAGGTTCCATTTCCTGAAGAATTACAGATGGAAGTCGATCGGCAGCGAGCCCAGGCAACAGCCAATGTGGTGATGACTGTTCGGAGGCGTGAGGATCAGATGGTGCCTACCATGACCTCTTCATTGAACAGAGCTGAAACAGAGGTTTCCGCCGATCTAGGGAACAGTGAGGACACTAGGGCACAGGTTCCGTTTCATGCACATTTCCATCCCCGAGTTGAGAGGGAAGACATGATCCAGAATACTGAAGGCCCTGCACTTAGAATCAATGGCACTCACCAACACAACATCTTTCAGCAACCTCAGAATCATAGGCGAGAAGCTCTTGCTCCATCAGTGTCGGAGGCTTCAAGTAGCTGGACCGGCAGAGAGGGCGCTGTGGTCCCAGTTTGGTCACCTCCTGCAGCATCAGGCCATTCAGAAACTTTTGCTGCTGATGAAGCTGACGTTTCTAGTAGGAGTTATTTGGATAGGCATCCACAGTCGCACCGGTTGATGAACTGGAGTCAATTATCACAGTCATT